One genomic segment of Cottoperca gobio chromosome 21, fCotGob3.1, whole genome shotgun sequence includes these proteins:
- the col8a1a gene encoding LOW QUALITY PROTEIN: collagen, type VIII, alpha 1a (The sequence of the model RefSeq protein was modified relative to this genomic sequence to represent the inferred CDS: deleted 1 base in 1 codon) gives MPTFPMTLFLTLLQLAVLICVSSGAYYGHKQHPQPYQPMQHLQHMGKEGFPQQQYLGKEVPYMQYPHYRKELPQMPMHKGKDNARKGGGYNGGQDKGQTIPSGAEGIPQGEHGPAGPPGLEGPAGPPGPPGIVQPGPEGRPGPPGPSGGPGLGKPGLPGLPGKPGGNGEPGPQGEMGTRGEEGPAGQPGRQGPPGPPGLPGIGKPGVQGLPGQLGPKGEPGHKGLPGLPGLPGPKGDKGMGQPGQPGHKGLSGPPGPAGPIGLPGFGKPGLNGAPGPHGPPGEKGHPGELGPAGPPGEGGQPGPPGLPGHGKPGQNGLPGQPGMPGGKGHPGPPGLPGKPGLPGFGKPGMPGPKGDKGMGGLPGLPGPKGDKGYGGLPGILGPPGPNGLPGPQGPMGTPGGLGAPGPKGDCGEGGPKGLNGAQGNPGASGIPGKDGLPGDLGEPGPRGPPGPSGAKGDGGHKGLPGSSGSPGLPGPKGQGGLPGEVGPQGPKGIPGMDGTAGPIGPSGLPGIKGDSGLPGPPGIAGEGNLGLPGPIGPRGKEGSSGPPGQPGKPGLPGPPGPAGASGLSPEMAGVLSQMGPALDGVKAGGYGKKGKYEGNGAEVMGASGLEMPAFTALVTTPFPPVNTPVVFDKLLYNGRQNYNPETGIFTCDMPGIYYFAYHVHCKGANVWVALMRNNEPVMYTYDEYQKGFLDQASGSAVLPLQPGDTVYIQLPSDQAAGLYAGQYVHSSFSGYLLYPM, from the exons ATGCCTACCTTCCCTATGACACTCTTCTTGACACTGCTACAGCTTGCGGTACTTATTTGTGTGAGTTCTGGGGCATACTATGGACACAAGCAACACCCTCAGCCATACCAGCCGATGCAACACCTCCAACACATGGGCAAAGAAGGCTTTCCCCAACAACAGTACCTTGGCAAAGAGGTGCCCTATATGCAGTAC CCCCACTACAGGAAGGAGCTACCCCAGATGCCCATGCACAAGGGCAAAGACAACGCTCGTAAAGGGGGCGGCTATAATGGTGGCCAAGACAAAG GTCAGACAATCCCTAGTGGTGCTGAGGGAATTCCCCAAGGAGAGCATGGCCCAGCTGGACCACCTGGACTAGAGGGACCTGCAGGACCTCCTGGACCTCCAGGGATTGTACAGCCCGGACCTGAGGGACGACCAGGACCTCCAGGTCCTTCAGGAGGGCCTGGACTGGGAAAACCAGGTTTGCCAGGACTGCCAGGCAAGCCAGGAGGAAATGGCGAACCTGGACCACAAGGAGAAATGGGCACTAGGGGTGAAGAAGGGCCAGCTGGACAGCCAGGGCGTCAGGGTCCCCCAGGACCACCTGGACTACCAGGAATAGGTAAACCAGGAGTACAGGGATTACCAGGCCAACTAGGGCCCAAAGGAGAGCCAGGTCACAAAGGTCTGCCAGGACTACCAGGATTACCGGGACCCAAAGGAGACAAAGGGATGGGCCAGCCAGGACAACCTGGTCACAAAGGTCTCTCTGGGCCCCCAGGACCTGCTGGCCCAATAGGGCTGCCTGGTTTTGGAAAACCTGGTTTGAATGGGGCACCAGGGCCACACGGACCACCAGGAGAGAAAGGACATCCTGGGGAGCTAGGACCAGCTGGGCCACCTGGTGAAGGAGGACAGCCTGGACCACCAGGTCTACCTGGTCATGGAAAACCAGGTCAAAATGGCCTGCCAGGACAGCCAGGCATGCCAGGCGGAAAAGGTCATCCAGGACCACCAGGTTTGCCAGGAAAGCCAGGACTTCCTGGATTTGGTAAACCAGGTATGCCAGGACCAAAAGGTGACAAAGGTATGGGGGGACTACCTGGACTTCCAGGGCCAAAAGGAGATAAGGGCTATGGAGGACTACCTGGTATACTTGGACCTCCTGGACCAAATGGTCTACCAGGTCCTCAAGGCCCTATGGGAACCCCAGGAGGTTTAGGTGCACCTGGTCCTAAAGGAGACTGTGGAGAAGGAGGACCTAAAGGGCTTAATGGAGCCCAGGGTAACCCTGGTGCCTCTGGTATACCTGGTAAGGATGGTCTGCCTGGAGATCTAGGAGAGCCAGGACCAAGAGGTCCACCAGGACCGAGTGGTGCCAAAGGAGACGGTGGGCATAAAGGTCTACCTGGTTCCTCTGGTTCTCCAGGACTTCCTGGACCGAAAGGACAAGGTGGATTACCTGGTGAAGTGGGACCTCAAGGTCCTAAAGGAATCCCTGGAATGGATGGCACAGCAGGACCAATCGGGCCTTCTGGTCTTCCCGGGATAAAAGGAGATAGTGGCCTACCTGGCCCACCAGGCATTGCCGGTGAGGGGAATTTAGGTCTTCCTGGTCCTATAGGACCCCGAGGGAAAGAGGGCTCATCGGGACCCCCTGGACAACCAGGTAAACCTGGTCTTCCTGGACCACCAGGCCCAGCTGGAGCATCTGGTCTGTCTCCTGAGATGGCTGGAGTGCTCTCTCAGATGGGCCCTGCACTAGATGGTGTTAAGGCTGGTGGCTATGGTAAGAAGGGCAAGTATGAAGGCAATGGGGCTGAAGTAATGGGTGCCAGTGGGTTGGAAATGCCAGCATTCACAGCTCTAGTAACAACTCCCTTTCCACCTGTGAACACTCCAGTCGTCTTTGACAAGCTCTTGTACAATGGTCGTCAAAACTACAACCCCGAGACAGGAATCTTCACTTGTGACATGCCTGGCATTTATTACTTTGCCTACCACGTTCATTGCAAAGGAGCTAATGTGTGGGTGGCTTTGATGAGGAACAATGAGCCAGTGATGTATACATATGATGAATACCAAAAGGGTTTCCTGGATCAAGCATCAGGGAGTGCAGTACTACCTCTACAACCTGGGGACACTGTGTATATTCAGCTGCCCTCAGATCAGGCTGCAGGACTTTATGCTGGACAGTATGTGCACTCCTCATTTTCCGGATATTTGTTATATCCAATGTAA
- the jagn1a gene encoding protein jagunal homolog 1-A, whose product MTSRVGLRAGGTNGSNFKPRERVAPQYQMSAALKSEVRKLNLVHLLLWLLVAAQVTVSHFDLVSHDTVSMPYQWEYPYLLSLLPLFFSALSLPKNNISYLVLSMISAGLFSVAPLIYGGMEMFPVAQQLYRHGKAYRFIFGFSAVTVMYLIMVVAVQVHAWQLYYMKKLLDSWFDTTQEKKKK is encoded by the exons ATGACGTCACGTGTTGGTCTCAGAGCTGGAGGTACTAATGGAAGTAACTTCAAACCCAGAGAGAGGGTGGCCCCACAATACCAAATGAG tgctGCCCTGAAGTCAGAGGTGCGGAAGTTAAACCTGGTGCACCTTCTCCTCTGGCTGCTGGTGGCTGCACAAGTGACTGTTAGCCACTTCGACCTGGTGTCACATGACACAGTGTCCATGCCGTACCAGTGGGAGTACCCCTACCTGCTTAGCCTCCTCCCTCTATTTTTCAGTGCCCTATCACTTCCAAAGAACAATATCAGTTACCTGGTCTTATCCATGATCAGTGCAGGGCTGTTCTCTGTGGCACCGCTCATTTATGGTGGAATGGAGATGTTTCCTGTAGCGCAGCAGCTCTACCGACATGGAAAGGCCTACCGATTCATTTTTggcttctctgctgtgactgttATGTATCTCATCATGGTGGTTGCTGTTCAAGTGCACGCCTGGCAGTTGTATTACATGAAAAAGCTGTTAGACTCATGGTTTGACACCACtcaggaaaagaagaagaagtaa